Proteins co-encoded in one Gracilimonas sp. genomic window:
- a CDS encoding sigma-70 family RNA polymerase sigma factor, which yields MEKEEVTQLLQRLKSGENKVYEQLYPLIYGELKQLAYRHMIHQRDDHTLSKTELVHEAYLKMIDQTTINFSDKSHFLAIASKCMRQILIDHARKKHAQKRGGKNKDLTYIDEIFSKQKKKAKELIDIDDALNELEKLNERLAKVVEMRFFGEMTIEDTAEALNISKSTVKRDWMKARGWLYKELKGKFEV from the coding sequence ATGGAAAAAGAAGAAGTAACTCAGCTTTTACAAAGGCTTAAGTCGGGAGAAAATAAAGTTTACGAACAGCTATACCCTCTTATCTATGGAGAGCTGAAACAGCTTGCTTATCGCCATATGATACATCAAAGAGATGATCATACTCTTTCCAAAACAGAGCTGGTTCATGAAGCCTATCTAAAAATGATTGATCAAACTACGATCAACTTTTCGGATAAAAGCCACTTTTTAGCAATCGCTTCCAAATGCATGCGCCAAATTTTGATTGATCACGCCCGTAAAAAGCATGCCCAAAAAAGAGGCGGGAAGAATAAAGACCTGACGTATATCGATGAAATCTTCAGTAAGCAAAAAAAGAAAGCCAAAGAACTTATTGATATAGATGATGCCTTAAACGAACTCGAAAAATTAAATGAACGTCTGGCCAAAGTGGTAGAAATGAGATTTTTCGGTGAAATGACCATTGAGGACACCGCAGAAGCGCTTAACATTTCTAAAAGCACCGTTAAAAGAGACTGGATGAAAGCAAGGGGTTGGCTCTATAAAGAGTTAAAAGGGAAATTCGAAGTTTAG
- a CDS encoding LamG-like jellyroll fold domain-containing protein codes for MFKRDFAYNFAETNNRIYKKLTASLLTFAFAMLLWVPVQAQLDYQWVWQSGSDEIEQFGVYGTKGVASVSNVPGAREYAISWVGPDGDLWLMGGEGADINGDNGHLNDLWRYDIPSDEWTWVSGADTVDQVGIYGTKGVASNSNVPGARKGAISWTGPNGNLWLMGGYGYDVNGDLGQLNDMWHYDLSSGQWIWVSGEKTRNQSGVYGIKGSASAATVPGSRNDAISWVGPDGDLWLMGGFGYDVNGNVGSLNDLWRYDLSSEQWTWESGTDDENQTGVYGTKGNAAVSNVPGGRTFAISWVGPDGDLWLMGGIGYDINGDEGYLNDLWRYDLSSEQWTWESGSNIEGQMGVYGVKGEASDSNLPRARIHSVSWVSPDGDLWLMGGIGVGGFLNDLWRYDLSSEQWTWERGEKFTYQNGVYGTKGIASATTEPGSRKGSITWVDPNGNFWLMGGYGRNSNFETDRLNDLWQLTSKPGALELDGSAMYGRVPDVNELDASNALTLETWVKFDDVDRSSPGQNYTTLVMKGDVSSTYSYGLLLNTGSTNKTLSFYHNGLTSNNTDYDWTGIQNDIWYHVAATYDGSNAKIYINGAEQAISDVSGSISNTSDSLFIGQNGGNTKWRLDGTISGVRVWDDARSQQEIQDNMNLSLSGAEPNLVGSWLPRTGSRHSASDQSGNGNNMYLFRGDYITDFPTTTGVVIGSEGWRFLAAPGDTSTYGELLSDVWTQGYTGSDGGIPPSSNVYYYDETTKSWEVPSNATNIVGSSSNTPDSAGNGALVFVYADDDNDGTDDPFPKTLQLDDFSKTRPVKLPLSYTDSGVPQNDGWHLVSNPYPVAINWYEIVQDEANTNTLDYTYIWDHSLNGGSGGYQVHYGIAKPPSLPGESTFDGRIPAFQSFWVKAEGADASLNLTADHHVVNTELYKNATDPSPYIKLSLEGQQFSDQVSVVFPESEDDARKDVPKLNSLSAQHAELFIDGEASSRWMAIHKTPEALEQNFSVPVDVDITVNGTYSLSWDQSEIPEEWTVKLEDTQTGERMDVSETESFEFTVNSESNAKLADSKQLILPKAPGSSVAKHNEEETPRFRLHFTNLVGTNIGNGSNLPASVELNQNYPNPFNPTTTIKYGLPEQASVQLEVYNMLGQRVAELVSKEQSAGNYEVNFDSGGYTSGVYIYQLTVGEKVITKKMTLIK; via the coding sequence ATGTTCAAAAGAGACTTTGCTTACAATTTTGCAGAAACAAATAATAGAATCTATAAAAAACTCACAGCTTCCCTACTTACGTTTGCATTTGCAATGTTACTGTGGGTTCCTGTCCAGGCTCAATTAGATTACCAGTGGGTGTGGCAAAGTGGTTCTGACGAGATAGAACAATTTGGAGTGTACGGTACAAAAGGTGTTGCCTCGGTTTCTAATGTGCCCGGAGCCAGAGAGTATGCTATTTCATGGGTGGGCCCAGACGGTGATTTGTGGCTGATGGGAGGGGAAGGAGCCGATATAAATGGAGATAATGGTCACCTTAATGACTTATGGCGGTATGATATACCCAGCGATGAATGGACTTGGGTTAGCGGAGCTGATACGGTTGACCAAGTCGGGATATATGGTACTAAGGGGGTGGCAAGCAATTCAAATGTTCCTGGGGCAAGAAAAGGAGCCATTAGCTGGACAGGGCCAAATGGAAATTTGTGGCTAATGGGAGGGTATGGATACGATGTAAATGGAGATCTTGGTCAACTTAATGACATGTGGCACTATGACCTTTCCAGCGGTCAGTGGATATGGGTAAGCGGAGAGAAAACTCGTAATCAAAGTGGTGTGTACGGCATAAAAGGAAGCGCTTCAGCAGCTACAGTGCCAGGGAGCAGAAATGATGCTATCTCTTGGGTGGGTCCGGACGGCGATTTGTGGCTGATGGGAGGGTTTGGGTACGATGTAAATGGAAATGTTGGTAGTCTTAATGACCTATGGCGCTATGACCTTTCCAGCGAACAGTGGACTTGGGAAAGCGGGACTGATGATGAAAATCAAACGGGCGTATATGGTACGAAAGGTAATGCAGCAGTCTCAAATGTGCCAGGCGGTAGAACTTTTGCCATATCTTGGGTTGGTCCTGATGGCGATTTGTGGCTGATGGGAGGGATAGGGTACGATATAAATGGAGATGAAGGTTACCTCAATGACCTTTGGCGTTATGACCTTTCGAGCGAGCAGTGGACGTGGGAGAGCGGATCAAATATAGAGGGGCAAATGGGGGTATACGGTGTTAAAGGAGAAGCCTCAGACTCCAATTTGCCCAGGGCAAGAATTCATTCAGTTTCGTGGGTTAGCCCGGACGGTGACTTATGGCTAATGGGAGGGATTGGAGTAGGCGGTTTCCTCAATGACCTGTGGCGCTATGATCTTTCCAGTGAGCAGTGGACGTGGGAACGTGGGGAGAAATTTACCTATCAAAATGGAGTGTACGGTACGAAAGGAATCGCCTCGGCAACTACTGAACCCGGGAGCAGAAAAGGTTCTATCACTTGGGTGGACCCGAACGGCAATTTTTGGCTTATGGGAGGGTATGGGAGAAACTCTAATTTTGAGACTGATCGACTCAATGACCTATGGCAACTCACCAGTAAGCCCGGTGCCTTAGAACTGGACGGAAGCGCCATGTATGGAAGGGTACCTGATGTAAATGAGTTGGATGCCAGTAATGCCTTAACTTTGGAGACCTGGGTGAAATTTGATGATGTGGACCGAAGCTCTCCGGGACAAAATTACACCACGCTTGTTATGAAAGGGGATGTTAGCAGTACCTATTCCTATGGCCTGCTGTTAAATACGGGCAGCACAAATAAAACGCTGAGCTTCTACCATAATGGACTCACTTCAAACAATACTGATTATGACTGGACCGGCATACAAAATGACATCTGGTATCACGTAGCTGCTACCTACGATGGCTCAAATGCAAAAATCTATATCAACGGAGCAGAGCAGGCCATTTCAGATGTTTCGGGTTCTATCAGTAATACTTCTGACAGTTTGTTCATTGGCCAAAATGGAGGCAACACCAAATGGAGACTGGATGGTACCATCTCCGGAGTACGTGTGTGGGATGATGCCCGTTCCCAACAGGAAATTCAGGATAATATGAACCTTTCGCTGAGTGGTGCAGAACCAAATTTGGTGGGCAGCTGGCTGCCGCGAACCGGTTCACGCCACAGTGCCTCAGACCAATCCGGAAACGGTAATAATATGTACCTGTTCCGTGGGGATTACATCACGGACTTCCCGACTACAACCGGTGTTGTAATCGGCAGTGAAGGCTGGCGTTTCCTGGCTGCTCCGGGAGATACGAGTACGTACGGTGAATTGCTTTCAGATGTCTGGACCCAGGGATATACTGGATCAGACGGAGGTATACCCCCAAGCTCCAACGTCTATTATTATGATGAGACTACTAAAAGCTGGGAGGTTCCATCCAATGCTACCAATATCGTAGGCTCATCCAGTAACACCCCCGACAGTGCAGGCAATGGAGCTTTGGTTTTTGTTTATGCCGATGATGATAATGACGGCACAGATGATCCCTTTCCCAAAACCCTACAATTGGACGACTTTAGTAAAACCCGTCCGGTCAAGCTGCCACTTAGTTATACCGATTCCGGCGTGCCGCAAAATGATGGCTGGCATTTGGTTTCCAATCCTTATCCGGTAGCTATTAATTGGTATGAGATCGTTCAGGATGAAGCGAATACGAATACACTGGATTACACTTACATATGGGATCACAGTTTAAATGGCGGGTCCGGCGGATACCAGGTTCATTATGGGATTGCCAAACCCCCTTCTTTACCCGGCGAAAGCACCTTCGACGGTCGCATTCCGGCGTTCCAGTCTTTTTGGGTGAAAGCAGAGGGAGCCGATGCCAGCCTCAACCTGACGGCTGATCATCATGTGGTCAATACCGAATTGTATAAGAATGCGACCGATCCATCACCATATATTAAACTATCCCTGGAAGGACAACAGTTCAGCGACCAGGTCAGCGTGGTGTTTCCGGAAAGCGAAGACGATGCACGAAAAGACGTACCTAAACTAAATAGCCTGTCGGCACAACACGCCGAATTATTTATTGACGGTGAGGCTTCATCGCGATGGATGGCGATTCATAAAACCCCGGAAGCCCTGGAGCAGAATTTTTCGGTTCCTGTGGATGTGGATATTACCGTCAACGGCACCTATAGCCTCAGCTGGGATCAATCAGAAATTCCTGAAGAATGGACGGTGAAACTCGAAGACACCCAAACCGGAGAACGGATGGATGTCTCCGAAACCGAGAGCTTTGAGTTTACGGTCAACAGCGAAAGCAATGCCAAACTGGCCGATAGCAAACAGCTGATCCTGCCTAAAGCTCCGGGAAGCTCAGTGGCTAAGCATAATGAAGAAGAAACTCCGCGATTCAGGCTGCACTTTACGAACCTGGTGGGCACCAATATTGGTAACGGCTCAAATCTACCAGCTTCCGTGGAGCTTAACCAAAACTATCCGAATCCGTTTAACCCAACTACCACTATCAAATATGGACTACCGGAGCAGGCCAGCGTACAGCTGGAGGTGTACAACATGCTGGGGCAGCGGGTGGCTGAATTGGTTAGCAAAGAGCAATCAGCCGGTAACTATGAAGTCAACTTTGATTCCGGAGGATACACCAGTGGGGTATATATTTACCAGCTGACGGTAGGCGAGAAAGTCATCACCAAAAAAATGACGCTTATTAAATAA
- a CDS encoding M20/M25/M40 family metallo-hydrolase: MDRIPALTVFFAVIFGFLISACTPQPQVSERNVSRIIETLSSDKMKGRHAFGNGIEKAADFISAEYQDIGLSTLHGNSNFRQEFSIYSLKPSQASVSINNRDLGDQHYFGLTNAETVNWTADNSTIHYISANNDYRDKFSEYSSDDESSVIIVDEEHEKLFHKYRTYFSRSNRTFELGSKPNDIFVFFDGRVTNYDITLENTVKSQQLANVIGKIEGKRENEIVLFSAHYDHIGVVSPVDEDSIANGANDNASGVSAVIELARYFKKMPQPERTLYFVAFTGEEVGGYGSKYFSRQMNPDEIVAMFNIEMIGKPDVDGANSAWITGFEKSTFGEILQNSVSDSNFVFYPDPYPNQNLFYRSDNATLARLGVPAHTISTTPIDVDQDYHRVSDEFNTLDIPHATNTIRAIAKAARVIVSAEKTPTRISNGDENLTSND; this comes from the coding sequence ATGGATCGAATTCCAGCTTTAACCGTATTCTTTGCCGTTATTTTCGGTTTTTTGATTTCTGCGTGCACTCCACAGCCTCAGGTCTCCGAACGCAATGTTTCCCGCATCATAGAAACGTTGAGCTCCGACAAAATGAAAGGCCGTCACGCTTTTGGGAATGGCATCGAAAAAGCCGCCGATTTCATATCTGCCGAATATCAAGATATCGGCCTCTCTACCCTTCACGGTAATAGTAATTTCCGGCAGGAATTTTCAATTTATTCACTGAAACCCAGTCAGGCTTCGGTTTCAATAAATAACCGGGATTTGGGAGATCAGCATTACTTCGGCCTTACCAATGCAGAAACCGTTAACTGGACGGCCGACAATTCCACGATCCATTATATTTCAGCTAACAACGACTACCGGGATAAATTCAGTGAATACTCTTCTGATGATGAATCGTCTGTAATCATCGTTGATGAGGAACACGAGAAATTATTTCATAAATACCGCACCTATTTCAGCCGGTCGAACCGAACTTTTGAGCTTGGTTCAAAACCTAACGACATCTTTGTGTTCTTTGACGGACGGGTTACCAATTATGATATAACCCTGGAGAATACTGTAAAAAGTCAGCAGCTTGCGAATGTAATCGGGAAAATTGAAGGGAAGCGTGAAAATGAAATCGTTCTTTTCTCCGCTCATTATGATCACATTGGTGTGGTTTCGCCGGTGGATGAAGACTCCATTGCTAACGGTGCAAACGACAATGCCTCCGGTGTTTCAGCCGTCATAGAACTGGCTCGATATTTTAAGAAAATGCCTCAGCCGGAAAGAACCCTTTATTTTGTGGCTTTTACCGGCGAAGAAGTGGGTGGATATGGTTCTAAATATTTTTCCCGGCAGATGAATCCCGATGAAATTGTAGCCATGTTTAACATAGAAATGATTGGTAAACCGGACGTTGACGGAGCAAATTCGGCCTGGATCACCGGCTTTGAAAAATCCACTTTTGGCGAAATTCTGCAAAACAGCGTTTCCGATTCCAACTTTGTATTCTATCCCGATCCTTATCCCAATCAAAACCTGTTTTACCGTTCTGATAATGCCACCCTGGCAAGACTGGGAGTTCCGGCTCATACCATCAGCACAACGCCTATCGACGTGGATCAGGATTATCACAGGGTGTCGGACGAGTTTAACACGTTAGATATTCCCCATGCCACCAATACCATCCGGGCGATTGCTAAAGCGGCACGCGTGATTGTCTCAGCAGAAAAGACCCCAACCCGTATTTCCAACGGTGACGAGAACCTAACGTCTAATGACTGA
- a CDS encoding agmatine deiminase family protein, with protein MDHSTLLMPAEWFRHSATQLHWPSNQNTWPGERLERVEEVYCRIIEELHFFEPIHLFVENLEIRNRVMQKLSGKAVDLDRVIIHQQKINDVWARDCGPVFVQHESGNFSIIDWDYNAWGEKYPDWEDDNAIPAFIAQKFGVNRNEPGMILEGGSIDVNGEGALLTTEAVLLNGNRNPDLSKEEIEERLRIYLGAEQIIWLKRGLAGDDTGGKIDNITRWLNKDTVLTMVCEDKEDVNYDALQENLEILKQVELKGGKKLNIETLPLPQNKTVGTAKNGSEYVSGSYANFYIANGAVLLPILDDKWDNLAKSLLQKYFPGRKVIGIACTDLLTGKGSIHSITQPWYGIN; from the coding sequence GTGGATCATTCGACTCTTCTGATGCCTGCGGAATGGTTCCGGCATTCAGCTACTCAGCTACACTGGCCTTCAAACCAAAACACCTGGCCCGGAGAACGACTGGAACGTGTGGAAGAGGTGTATTGCAGAATCATCGAGGAACTCCATTTTTTTGAACCGATTCACTTGTTTGTGGAAAACCTTGAAATTCGCAACCGGGTGATGCAAAAACTATCGGGCAAAGCCGTGGATCTGGATCGGGTAATAATTCATCAGCAAAAGATAAATGACGTTTGGGCCAGGGATTGCGGACCGGTTTTTGTGCAGCATGAATCCGGTAATTTTTCGATCATCGACTGGGATTATAATGCATGGGGAGAAAAGTACCCGGATTGGGAAGATGACAATGCAATTCCTGCTTTTATTGCACAAAAGTTTGGGGTGAACCGTAATGAACCGGGTATGATTTTGGAGGGTGGCTCAATTGACGTTAATGGCGAAGGTGCGCTGCTTACTACAGAAGCTGTGCTGTTGAATGGGAATCGGAACCCGGATCTATCCAAAGAAGAGATTGAAGAACGTTTACGAATCTATCTTGGGGCAGAGCAAATTATTTGGTTGAAAAGGGGATTGGCCGGGGATGATACCGGCGGAAAAATAGACAACATCACCCGATGGTTGAATAAAGATACCGTTCTTACCATGGTTTGTGAGGACAAGGAAGACGTAAATTATGATGCGCTTCAGGAAAACCTGGAAATTCTCAAACAAGTAGAGTTGAAAGGGGGAAAGAAACTAAATATTGAAACGTTGCCACTTCCTCAAAACAAAACGGTGGGTACTGCCAAAAATGGTTCAGAGTATGTTTCGGGCAGTTACGCCAATTTCTACATAGCCAATGGAGCTGTGTTACTTCCAATACTGGATGATAAGTGGGATAACCTGGCTAAAAGTCTTCTCCAGAAATACTTTCCAGGGCGCAAAGTAATTGGTATAGCATGTACAGATCTGCTGACAGGAAAAGGGTCCATCCACAGTATAACACAACCATGGTACGGGATAAACTAA
- a CDS encoding PID-CTERM protein-sorting domain-containing protein, translating to MRMLIFTAVLFILLLLPIFLQAQPGLPAAPSQAPIDGGLGLLAAAGGTYAWKKLKDRKE from the coding sequence ATGAGAATGCTCATATTCACAGCAGTGCTATTTATTCTACTTCTGCTTCCGATTTTCTTACAAGCTCAGCCCGGTTTACCTGCAGCCCCATCACAAGCGCCTATTGATGGCGGACTTGGACTTCTGGCTGCTGCCGGCGGAACCTATGCCTGGAAAAAGCTGAAAGACCGAAAGGAATAA
- a CDS encoding serine/threonine-protein kinase, with protein MDNYNWQTVETIIDEVLELPIDEREEFLLERCKGNGDLHNEVTLLLASITESEGWLEHPEKYKEGLFDQASQDLSSLSTNHSVIGTKIGSYIITEKIGEGGMGSVFLAERADEDFTHEVALKIIQKHRATDENIQRFKKEQQILANLKHPGIAQLYDGGVTDDGFPFIIMEYIDGEPITEYCQQKNCSVKQKIELFKKVLDAVQYAHENLTIHRDLKPDNILIDQQGNVKILDFGISKLLDDDDFSLTKTGTQILTLRYASPEQIKNGNITTASDFYSLGVILYKLLTGQEPFDLDDLTRYQVEQIIVEKEPELPSSVAGKDVKEKLKGDLDAIIMKSIRKEPESRYRTASDFLSDLHNYDEGLPVSARDDSFRYRSEKFMRRHHQGIIIATGILIGISALIGFYTWRITQERNQAQLEAQKAEEVAGFLTDLFSQSNPYFEESESGLNQTLGSILRYGSDKIDDELQNQPEIQAEMKSVIGDVYNSLGEFAKAETLLTDALELQKQISSGPDYAQAKAMRNLAFLYQEQGRFSEAESLLTKSISYFEQTEEGLENQPAISALNHLGNLMWFNKGDYDTADSMLTKALNLRYTIHGQENHAHVAKNLNDLATLFHAQGLYDQARPYYRQSVEMYQEVLGDHPNTAIIMSNYSALLRESGQLVEAEEQQRASLAMHRKLTDENSIDVALGIGSLGHIKLEQKQFNKADSLLNIAYQKLTKLYGDQHPYVSRTRLNLGRINLRTGNYDQAFEILNQVNEEYKQIYPPSHPRTSDPLFALGLAYLETGQTKKAEEMLKKAHEIRLSGYPSDGWRVAQTKSAYGFSLSQQGKFEQADSLLLNGYHKLGNSIGLDYPFTQTVKKWLETHYNNWEKPDRLQLIEKKATEDNL; from the coding sequence ATGGACAATTATAACTGGCAAACAGTTGAAACAATTATAGATGAGGTATTGGAACTACCTATCGACGAGAGAGAAGAATTTTTGCTTGAAAGATGTAAGGGCAATGGAGATCTGCATAATGAAGTAACCTTACTACTTGCCTCGATTACTGAATCTGAAGGATGGCTTGAACATCCTGAAAAATACAAAGAAGGATTATTTGATCAAGCTTCCCAAGACCTGTCTTCCCTCTCCACTAACCATTCTGTAATTGGCACCAAAATCGGTTCATATATCATTACGGAGAAAATTGGCGAGGGAGGAATGGGTTCCGTATTTCTGGCCGAGCGTGCCGATGAGGACTTTACTCACGAAGTAGCTCTGAAAATCATACAGAAACATCGTGCTACTGATGAAAACATCCAACGATTCAAGAAAGAACAGCAGATCCTTGCAAATCTAAAGCATCCCGGAATTGCTCAGCTTTACGATGGCGGCGTTACGGATGATGGCTTTCCGTTTATTATAATGGAATATATTGATGGTGAGCCTATAACTGAGTATTGCCAGCAAAAAAACTGTTCTGTAAAACAAAAAATTGAGCTGTTCAAAAAAGTTTTGGATGCCGTTCAATATGCACATGAAAACCTTACCATCCATCGCGACCTGAAACCGGATAACATTCTAATTGATCAGCAGGGAAATGTGAAAATCCTCGATTTTGGTATTTCTAAACTTCTTGATGATGACGACTTCAGCCTTACCAAAACCGGGACCCAGATTTTAACACTGAGATATGCCTCTCCTGAACAGATTAAAAACGGAAATATTACCACAGCTTCTGATTTCTATTCTTTGGGTGTGATTCTATACAAACTTCTTACCGGGCAAGAGCCTTTTGATCTGGACGACCTGACCAGGTACCAGGTTGAACAAATAATTGTAGAAAAAGAACCTGAACTACCAAGTTCGGTTGCTGGAAAAGATGTCAAAGAAAAGCTCAAAGGTGATCTCGATGCGATTATCATGAAATCAATACGCAAAGAGCCCGAATCACGTTACCGTACTGCCAGTGATTTCCTCAGCGACCTGCATAATTATGATGAAGGATTACCGGTGTCAGCACGTGACGATTCATTCCGCTACCGTTCAGAGAAATTCATGCGGCGGCATCATCAGGGTATTATTATTGCGACTGGCATACTTATTGGGATTTCAGCTTTAATTGGTTTTTATACCTGGAGGATTACCCAGGAACGCAATCAGGCACAGCTTGAAGCTCAAAAAGCTGAAGAAGTGGCTGGATTTCTTACCGACCTTTTCAGTCAATCAAATCCCTATTTTGAAGAGTCTGAAAGTGGCCTGAATCAGACACTGGGTTCCATTCTCAGGTATGGTTCCGACAAGATTGATGATGAACTTCAAAATCAACCCGAGATTCAGGCAGAAATGAAAAGTGTGATCGGCGATGTGTATAACAGTCTTGGTGAATTTGCGAAGGCCGAAACACTTCTTACAGACGCTCTTGAGTTGCAAAAACAAATCAGCTCAGGGCCTGATTATGCACAAGCTAAAGCTATGAGAAACCTGGCCTTTCTTTACCAGGAACAAGGTAGATTCTCTGAAGCAGAGTCTTTACTTACTAAAAGCATTAGCTACTTTGAACAAACGGAAGAAGGACTTGAAAATCAGCCTGCTATTTCTGCTCTAAATCACTTAGGAAACCTGATGTGGTTTAATAAGGGTGATTATGATACGGCAGATTCAATGCTCACTAAAGCACTTAATTTGCGGTACACCATTCATGGACAGGAGAATCATGCGCATGTAGCCAAAAATCTCAATGACCTGGCCACTCTTTTTCATGCTCAGGGTTTATATGATCAGGCAAGGCCTTATTACAGACAGTCGGTTGAAATGTATCAGGAGGTCTTGGGAGATCATCCAAATACCGCCATTATTATGAGTAACTATTCGGCTCTGCTTAGGGAAAGTGGCCAACTTGTAGAAGCCGAGGAACAACAGCGCGCATCCCTTGCCATGCACCGTAAACTTACAGATGAAAATAGTATTGACGTGGCCCTCGGTATTGGAAGTTTAGGACATATTAAATTGGAACAGAAACAGTTTAATAAAGCTGACTCCCTTCTAAATATTGCCTATCAAAAACTAACCAAACTCTATGGAGATCAACACCCCTATGTTTCCCGTACGAGGCTAAATCTTGGGAGAATAAACCTGCGGACCGGAAATTATGATCAGGCTTTTGAAATACTCAACCAGGTAAACGAAGAGTATAAACAAATATACCCTCCCAGCCATCCCCGAACCTCAGATCCTCTATTTGCATTAGGACTTGCCTACCTGGAAACCGGTCAAACTAAAAAAGCAGAAGAAATGCTAAAGAAAGCCCATGAAATTCGCCTAAGTGGTTACCCATCTGATGGCTGGAGAGTGGCTCAGACGAAAAGTGCTTATGGATTTAGTTTATCTCAACAAGGTAAGTTTGAACAAGCCGATTCGCTTTTACTTAATGGGTACCATAAACTTGGCAATTCAATCGGGTTGGATTATCCTTTTACACAAACTGTAAAAAAGTGGCTTGAAACACACTATAACAACTGGGAGAAACCAGACCGTTTACAACTAATTGAAAAAAAAGCAACTGAGGATAATCTCTGA